A window of Argopecten irradians isolate NY chromosome 1, Ai_NY, whole genome shotgun sequence contains these coding sequences:
- the LOC138327146 gene encoding uncharacterized protein yields MMSQVDQGPASTGRHFGSPDSSAGTPDSFNYETKFIVLNFMSRNPNKTITSPQSVNGHMHAEHMSTSDSDHHGRRSASKSTPPSPPKRHKARLSDLRQTYKRVSEDNIHFKYMRHKVFNPDISRNDYQMRQRVSEDNIHHKYDKLHKSLEEDSSLESSVRRHAKYHDGISMHTNDVNRDDEGINTGFSNTNGFNRETPRSRNSMSAADYRQYTMSKVGSEVSGDYSYTSDADDEREDTSAGSSLWGSTGGLSGLRGSVDLHQVVSRLPTVQSESEMENEMNDLATTDRVRELGTLSNDNSQLDVRSRSACNLSDIDLEIDQEMDNAYEDDPAVSTSISLEASSSNTSEIRTLDRSKLRLDIQEIQSWPNSKAARYEAVAASLRSEIEDEMTSLESEVEEAIKRHIIPSSISPFLTPMTPQTQAAKVLARIGDEVMDQYEEQLDKSVALLMQYSENLTYNTFCDGAKGVLDQDLPELKQVALLMVYGQKAAWRLVERGHQGIGNLVDYTSRLVADRAAEFIIRQGGWGAVVSSSDSCLSSDSLDDISPLRTFEAVESPLTNSIDHTNSGPSDVVDLQDTSVNNNSYTENQQPKTAELPQITAAVARDSSSSSEEEEEGGRDIPPWYHRREDVTFHPGTTGSSRPSGWQCCPVRWLP; encoded by the exons ATGATGTCCCAGGTAGACCAAGGGCCTGCCTCCACTGGTCGCCATTTTGGATCACCTGATAGTTCTGCTGGGACACCAGATAGTTTCAACTATGAAACCAAATTTATAGTGCTAAATTTTATGAGTCGGAATCCAAATAAAACCATAACTAGTCCGCAGAGTGTAAATGGCCATATGCATGCTGAGCATATGAGCACCTCAGATTCAGATCATCATGGCAGAAGGAGTGCATCAAAATCCACGCCACCATCTCCACCAAAAAGGCATAAGGCCAGACTTAGTGATCTCAGACAAACATACAAGAGGGTATCTGAAGAcaatattcactttaaatatatgAGGCACAAAGTTTTCAACCCCGATATCAGTAGGAATGATTACCAAATGAGACAGAGAGTTTCAGAAGACAATATCCATCATAAGTATGATAAATTACACAAGTCGTTAGAGGAAGACTCAAGTCTGGAATCCTCCGTTAGAAGACACGCAAAATACCATGATGGTATCTCAATGCATACAAATGATGTGAATCGTGATGATGAAGGCATAAACACAGGTTTTAGCAATACAAATGGTTTTAATAGAGAGACACCACGAAGTCGCAATTCCATGTCTGCAGCAGACTACAGACAATACACAATGTCAAAAGTGGGCAGTGAGGTGAGTGGAGACTACAGTTACACTAGTGACGCAGATGATGAACGGGAGGACACCTCAGCTGGCTCTAGTTTGTGGGGAAGTACAGGGGGACTGAGTGGCCTTCGTGGCAGTgtggatctacaccaggtagtGTCAAGACTTCCCACGGTGCAGAGTGAATCCGAAATggaaaatgaaatgaatgatTTAGCTACTACAGACCGTGTTAGGGAGTTAGGGACACTGTCTAATGATAATTCTCAGTTAGATGTTAGGTCAAGGTCAGCATGTAACCTTAGTGATATTGATCTCGAGATTGACCAAGAGATGGACAATGCTTATGAAGATGATCCTGCGGTGTCCACCAGTATTTCTCTGGAGGCTAGCAGTAGTAACACCAGTGAGATAAGGACACTGGACCGCTCAAAACTGAGACTAGACATTCAGGAAATTCAGTCATGGCCCAATTCCAAGGCTGCTCGCTATGAGGCTGTCGCAGCATCCCTGAGGTCTGAAATTGAAGATGAAATGACATCGCTGGAATCAGAAGTGGAAGAAG CCATCAAGCGACACATCATTCCTTCAAGCATTTCTCCATTCCTGACCCCGATGACCCCCCAAACCCAGGCTGCTAAGGTCCTGGCCCGTATTGGAGATGAGGTGATGGACCAGTATGAAGAGCAGCTGGATAAATCTGTAGCCCTTTTGATGCAGTACAGCGAGAATCTAACCTACAATACATTTTGTGATGGGGCTAAAGGTGTACTTGACCAGGATCTGCCAGAATTGAAACAA GTGGCACTGCTCATGGTGTACGGCCAGAAAGCAGCGTGGAGACTGGTAGAGAGAGGACACCAGGGAATTGGAAACTTGGTGGATTATACCTCCAGGCTGGTGGCTGACAGAGCGGCAGAGTTTATCATCAGGCAGGGTGGATGG GGTGCAGTTGTGAGTAGCTCTGACTCCTGCCTGTCGTCAGACTCTCTGGACGACATTTCACCACTGCGTACATTTGAGGCTGTAGAATCACCTTTGACCAATAGTATTGATCATACAAACTCTGGTCCCAGTGATGTTGTAGACTTACAGGACACTTCAGTGAATAACAACTCCTACACAGAGAATCAGCAACCAAAGACCGCAGAACTACCACAGATAACAGCAGCAGTAGCGAGAGATTCTAGCTCGTCTagtgaggaggaggaggagggaggacGTGACATTCCACCCTGGTACCACAGGAGGGAGGACGTGACATTCCACCCTGGTACCACTGGCTCATCACGCCCGAGCGGGTGGCAATGCTGTCCTGTACGGTGGCTGCCATAG
- the LOC138329413 gene encoding V-type proton ATPase subunit E-like translates to MALSDADVQKQIKHMMAFIEQEANEKAEEIDAKAEEEFNIEKGRLVQQQRVKIMEYYEKKEKQVELQKKIQNSNLLNQARLKVLKNRESHLKALLQDAQAQLTQITKDRSRYKQALVGLIAQGLYQLLEPTVVLRCKQEDVDLVQECVPVAVKMYEDEIKKTVKITIDKDNFLGSEVCGGVEMVAHGNKIKIENMIENRLKLIFDQMVPHLRTVLFGRNPNRRFTD, encoded by the exons ATGGCACTCAGCGATGCAGATGTTCAAAAACAG ATCAAGCATATGATGGCCTTCATTGAGCAAGAGGCTAATGAAAAGGCAGAAGAAATTGATGCAAAG GCAGAGGAAGAGTTCAATATAGAGAAGGGACGTCTGGTCCAGCAACAGAGAGTAAAAATTATGGAGTACTACGAAAAGAAGGAGAAACAAGTGGAACTCCAGAAAAAGAT CCAGAATTCCAACCTCTTGAACCAGGCCAGACTTAAGGTTCTCAAAAACAGGGAGTCTCACTTAAAG GCCCTGCTACAAGATGCCCAGGCCCAACTTACCCAGATCACCAAGGACCGCTCCAGGTATAAGCAGGCACTGGTTGGACTGATTGCTCAGGGACTTTATCAGCTTCTGGAGCCTACAGTTGTCCTGCGATGTAAACAAGAGGATGTTGATCTCGTACAG GAGTGTGTACCAGTTGCAGTGAAGATGTACgaagatgaaataaaaaagactGTCAAAATTACCATCGACAAAGACAACTTTCTGGGATCTGAAGT GTGTGGAGGTGTCGAGATGGTTGCCCATggcaataaaatcaaaattgagAACATGATTGAGAATCGCTTGAAACTGATATTTGACCAG ATGGTTCCCCACCTGAGGACGGTACTATTCGGAAGGAATCCTAACCGCCGATTCACAGACTAG
- the LOC138327237 gene encoding uncharacterized protein, with product MSFDVPSPMPFEVKPETTLSDIIEATILDGDTQLDDLLDFLTEGVPPFETTTTCPDFKTSVLPHCETSTTHPHCETSTTHPHCETTTTQPHCENTTTHPSYETTTTHPHYETTTTQPHCETTTTHPHCETTTTHPQCETTTTCPDFKTTTHPHCETTITHPHCETITTLPHCETPPLPSPTARPPLPTPTARPPLPTPTARPPLPIPTARPPLPTPTARPPLPHPPARPPLPTPTARPPLPIPTARPPLPTPTARPPLLTPIARPPLPIPTARPPLPIPTARQPLPTPTARPPLPIPTARPPLLILNTRPAAPSQNPDLIPSSVCYLPLHHHRLHYLTTPSSVS from the coding sequence ATGTCTTTTGACGTCCCTTCACCGATGCCGTTTGAGGTAAAGCCAGAGACAACATTGTCTGACATCATCGAAGCCACCATTCTTGATGGAGATACTCAACTTGATGACCTGCTAGATTTCCTGACTGAGGGAGTTCCACCATTTGAGACCACCACTACCTGCCCAGACTTCAAGACCAGTGTCCTTCCCCACTGCGAGACCAGCACTACCCATCCCCACTGCGAGACCAGCACTACCCATCCCCACTGCGAGACCACAACTACCCAACCCCACTGTGAGAACACCACTACCCACCCCAGCTATGAGACCACCACTACCCACCCTCACTATGAGACCACAACTACCCAGCCCCACTGCGAGACCACCACTACCCACCCCCACTGCGAGACCACCACTACCCACCCCCAGTGCGAGACCACCACTACCTGCCCAGACTTTAAGACCACTACCCATCCCCACTGCGAGACCACCATTACCCATCCCCACTGCGAGACCATCACTACCCTCCCCCACTGCGAGACACCACCACTACCCTCCCCCACTGCCAGACCACCACTACCCACCCCCACTGCGAGACCACCACTACCCACCCCCACTGCGAGACCACCACTACCCATCCCCACTGCGAGACCACCACTACCAACCCCCACTGCGAGACCACCACTACCCCACCCCCCTGCCAGACCACCACTACCCACCCCCACTGCGAGACCACCACTACCCATCCCCACTGCGAGACCACCACTACCCACCCCCACTGCGAGACCACCACTACTCACCCCCATTGCGAGACCACCACTACCCATCCCCACTGCGAGACCACCACTACCCATCCCCACTGCAAGACAACCACTACCCACCCCCACTGCGAGACCACCACTACCCATCCCCACTGCGAGACCACCACTACTCATCCTCAATACAAGGCCTGCAGCCCCATCTCAGAATCCAGACCTGATTCCATCTTCAGTTTGCTATCTTCCACTTCACCACCATCGACTACACTACTTGACCACCCCTTCTTCTGTGAGCTGA
- the LOC138327314 gene encoding uncharacterized protein, producing MFKKLHSVHGDEIQQLSSFYRYQSGAVEMERLQNLQDSPTTYHPSINSYYDDQLNCIMDRVETSLDGLDTTTHERTRHHSEPQSASSRPLSRPVLSRKAVRLMEEWYYLNTEHPYPSPDVIYRLADQGRIKEEQVKKWFSNKRSRTNNTKTLSEISKRRRRPQGPPAVIYLPSFSYC from the coding sequence ATGTTCAAGAAACTCCACAGTGTCCATGGTGATGAGATCCAGCAGTTGTCCAGCTTCTACAGATACCAGTCCGGAGCAGTAGAGATGGAGCGTCTACAGAATCTACAAGATAGTCCTACCACCTACCACCCATCCATCAACAGTTACTATGACGACCAGCTTAACTGCATCATGGACCGTGTGGAGACCAGCCTTGATGGACTAGACACCACAACCCATGAGAGAACCCGCCACCACAGTGAGCCACAGTCAGCCTCATCTCGTCCACTGTCCCGACCCGTCCTCTCCAGGAAGGCCGTTCGACTGATGGAAGAATGGTACTACCTCAACACCGAGCACCCCTACCCGTCCCCTGATGTCATCTACCGCCTCGCCGACCAAGGACGCATCAAGGAGGAGCAGGTCAAGAAGTGGTTCAGCAACAAGAGGAGTCGTACGAACAACACCAAGACACTCTCCGAGATCTCCAAGAGACGTCGCCGACCTCAGGGACCACCCGCTGTGATCTACCTACCCAGCTTTAGCTACTGCTGA
- the LOC138329420 gene encoding uncharacterized HIT-like protein Synpcc7942_1390, giving the protein MLSTVLRNVCRSRHQFSALKYIAVVSVATRLSVAQASKSICTSPQSCKDEVKAALDAAKAPKGETTIFSKILDKTIPADILYEDDKCIAFSDVAPQAPVHFLVIPRKPITGISHAKQEDEQLLGHLLLVAKTVAAQKNLENGYRLVINDGKDGAQSVFHLHIHVLGGRQMSWPPG; this is encoded by the exons ATGCTATCAACTGTACTGAGGAATGTATGTAGAAGTCGACACCAGTTCTCTGCTCTGAAGTACATTGCTGTTGTCAGTGTTGCTACCCGACTTAGTGTAGCACAGGCATctaag AGTATCTGTACATCACCCCAGAGTTGTAAAGATGAAGTTAAAGCCGCCCTGGATGCTGCCAAAGCTCCAAAAGGGGAGACAACCATCTTCTCAAAAATTCTAGATAAAACCATTCCTGCAGATATTCTCTATGAGGATGATAAG TGTATTGCATTTAGTGACGTGGCTCCACAGGCCCCTGTTCACTTCCTTGTCATCCCCAGAAAGCCTATCACAGGGATAAGTCATGCTAAACAGGAGGACGAACAG ttGCTGGGTCATTTACTGCTAGTGGCCAAGACTGTTGCTGCACAGAAAAATCTCGAAAATGGCTACAGATTAG TAATCAATGATGGGAAGGATGGAGCGCAGTCTGTATTCCATCTCCATATCCACGTACTGGGAGGTCGCCAGATGTCATGGCCGCCAGGGTAA